One genomic region from Phragmites australis chromosome 1, lpPhrAust1.1, whole genome shotgun sequence encodes:
- the LOC133924366 gene encoding pumilio homolog 2-like yields the protein MISASAVAMRGEMGGGGAEEELEDELDALLGVGAGGQRRRPVDTGEREKERELSMFRSGSAPPTIEGSLNAISGLLGGGVEASVTVASIPAAEALNGHGGLLSEEELRADPAYLSYYYSHGNLNPRLPPPVLSKEDWRSTQRLKAGVVGGIGDRRKAVQEETGQGSRMPVGRSLFSQHPGFEREEEARKDGGGAAEWVDGGGDGLIGLSLGRQRSFADILQDNLGRRTPTSEHPSRAASRNSFHDNQEPLNSAENQYSMHNDILDAHHPVGNVQNVSGLHNVDVSRSQILTSALGSSVSRNATPDPHYVARVPSPGLPPVGVRITSNEKKLNCSSSPFNTVSSKAVEADDMLAALSSMNLSKSGTLNGNNKIGQSKYQRGISDQQNFSLDSQAAQVNNNQHSMMLETDDEYLGIPSMSQQLNSSFADINNNVTGLGVLRNSTNTRLDAHLEMQRSSTLSACSYQKSQSSSNESPGGSPAQHQNFENMNSAFLNYGFSGYPLSPTLPSMMNCAGSGSMPPLFESAAAVSGIASLGADSRNLGNNILSPPTLSLTDLHNLGRAGNQTTTGLQSLLSDPFYVQYLKATQYAAQGSYGDPSLESGFMGSPYADLTAVQKAYIGALLQQQKQYGIPLLGKSTASNHGYYGNLAFGMGMAYPGSPLGSPVASQSGPGSPLRLGERNLRFPSNSRNLSGWHSDPSGYMNENFPSSLLDEFKSNKTRSFELAEIAGHVVEFSADQYGSRFIQQKLETATVEEKNMVFEEIMLHALSLMTDVFGNYVVQKFFEHGSAEQRRELADKLFGHVLALSLQMYGCRVIQKAIEVVDLDQKTKMITELDGQIMRCVRDQNGNHVIQKCIECVPEDSIQFIISKFYGHVVPLSTHPYGCRVIQRVLEHCTDPKTQQIVMDEILQSVCVLAQDQYGNYVVQHVLEHGKPHERSIIIEKLAGQIIQMSQQKFASNVVEKCLSFGGPTEREVLISEMLGATDENEPLQAMMKDQFGNYVVQKVLEICDDQQRELILSRVKVHLNALKKYTYGKHIVARVEKLVAAGERRIGLQSQNPS from the exons ATGATCAGCGCGAGCGCCGTGGCGATGCGTGGGGAGATGGGCGGTGGGGGAGCGGAGGAAGAGCTGGAGGACGAGCTCGACGCGCTGCTTGGTGTGGGCGCCGGTGGCCAGCGCCGGCGACCGGTGGACACGGGCGAGAGGGAGAAGGAGCGGGAGCTCAGCATGTTCCGGAGCGGGTCGGCGCCGCCGACCATAGAGGGTTCCCTGAACGCCATCAGCGGGCtgctcggcggcggcgtggaggCGTCGGTGACGGTTGCCTCGATTCCTGCTGCTGAGGCGTTGAACGGGCATGGTGGCCTCCTCTcggaggaggagctccgggcCGACCCAGCCTACCTGTCGTACTACTACTCTCACGGAAATCTGAACCCGAGGctgccaccaccagtactatcTAAGGAGGATTGGCGGTCAACACAGCGCCTGAAAGCTGGGGTGGTCGGGGGGATCGGCGACCGGAGGAAGGCGGTGCAAGAGGAGACTGGACAAGGGTCGAGGATGCCTGTGGGGAGGTCGCTGTTCTCACAACATCCTGGTTTTGAGCGGGAGGAGGAAGCCAGGAAGGATGGGGGTGGTGCTGCAGAGTGGGTGGATGGAGGAGGGGATGGGCTCATTGGTTTATCACTCGGGCGGCAGCGTAGCTTTGCTGATATCCTACAG GATAATCTTGGCCGTAGAACACCTACTTCAGAGCATCCCTCTCGTGCAGCCAGTCGCAATTCTTTCCATGACAACCAGGAACCATTGAATTCTGCTGAGAACCAATATTCTATGCATAATGATATTTTGGATGCACATCATCCTGTTGGCAATGTGCAAAATGTCAGTGGTCTTCACAATGTTGACGTGTCCAGATCTCAAATTTTAACATCTGCCCTGGGTTCATCTGTTTCAAGAAATGCTACACCAGATCCTCATTATGTCGCCAGGGTTCCTAGCCCTGGCCTTCCACCTGTTGGTGTTAGGATTACTTCCAATGAGAAGAAGCTGAATTGCTCCTCATCGCCATTCAATACTGTATCCTCAAAAGCAGTTGAGGCTGATGATATGTTAGCTGCATTATCAAGCATGAACTTATCAAAAAGTGGTACTTTGAATGGTAATAACAAAATTGGTCAATCAAAGTATCAGAGAGGGATAAGTGATCAGCAGAATTTTTCTCTTGACTCACAAGCTGCCCAAGTCAATAATAATCAGCATTCTATGATGTTAGAAACTGATGATGAATATTTAGGTATACCATCAATGTCGCAACAATTGAATTCTTCATTTGCTGACATTAATAACAATGTGACTGGTCTAGGAGTGTTAAGAAATAGTACCAACACAAGGTTAGATGCACATTTGGAAATGCAAAGGTCTTCTACTCTGTCTGCTTGTTCATATCAGAAGTCCCAATCATCTTCTAATGAAAGCCCAGGTGGTTCTCCTGCTCAGCATCAAAATTTCGAAAATATGAATTCAGCCTTTTTGAACTATGGGTTCAGTGGGTATCCACTCAGCCCGACTTTGCCTTCTATGATGAATTGTGCGGGTTCAGGCAGTATGCCCCCTTTGTTTGAAAGTGCTGCTGCTGTATCTGGCATAGCTTCACTTGGTGCAGATTCGAGAAACCTTggaaataatattttatcaccTCCCACGTTGAGCCTAACTGATCTGCATAACCTTGGTCGAGCTGGTAATCAAACCACTACAGGTCTTCAGTCACTGCTTTCTGACCCGTTCTATGTCCAGTACTTGAAGGCAACTCAATATGCAGCACAGGGCAGCTACGGTGATCCTTCCTTGGAAAGTGGTTTCATGGGTAGCCCATATGCTGATTTAACTGCTGTTCAGAAAGCTTATATTGGAGCTTTGCTTCAGCAGCAGAAACAATATGGAATACCACTTCTAGGTAAATCAACTGCTTCAAACCATGGGTACTATGGCAATTTGGCTTTCGGCATGGGCATGGCATACCCTGGAAGCCCTTTGGGCAGTCCTGTTGCTTCTCAATCTGGCCCTGGTAGTCCACTTAGGCTTGGCGAGCGTAATCTGAGGTTTCCATCTAACTCGAGGAACCTGAGTGGCTGGCACTCTGATCCAAGTGGCTATATGAATGAGAACTTTCCATCCTCACTTTTGGATGAATTCAAAAGTAACAAGACCAGAAGTTTTGAGCTCGCTGAGATTGCTGGGCATGTGGTTGAGTTCAG TGCCGACCAATATGGAAGCCGTTTCATACAGCAGAAACTTGAAACTGCAACAGTTGAGGAAAAGAACATGGTCTTTGAGGAGATCATGCTGCATGCACTATCATTGATGACTGATGTGTTTGGAAACTACGTGGTACAAAAG TTTTTTGAGCACGGGAGTGCTGAACAACGGAGGGAGTTGGCTGATAAGCTATTTGGACATGTATTAGCTCTCAGTCTTCAGATGTATGGATGTCGAGTTATCCAAAAG GCGATAGAGGTGGTTGATCTGGATCAGAAAACAAAGATGATTACTGAGCTTGATGGTCAGATCATGAGATGTGTACGGGATCAAAATGGAAACCATGTTATCCAGAAATGTATTGAATGTGTCCCAGAAGATTCTATTCAGTTTATCATCTCAAAATTCTATGGTCACGTTGTTCCATTATCCACCCACCCCTATGGCTGCAGGGTCATACAG AGAGTACTTGAGCATTGCACTGATCCAAAAACACAGCAGATAGTCATGGATGAAATATTGCAATCTGTATGCGTGTTGGCACAAGATCAATATGGAAATTATGTTGTCCAG CATGTTTTGGAGCATGGAAAGCCTCATGAAAGATCCATCATCATTGAAAAATTGGCTGGACAGATCATTCAGATGAGCCAACAGAAATTTGCCTCGAACGTTGTTGAAAAATGTCTATCATTTGGCGGACCTACAGAGCGAGAAGTTCTTATAAGTGAAATGCTTGGAGCCACTGATGAGAATGAGCCTCTACAg GCCATGATGAAGGATCAGTTTGGTAACTATGTTGTACAGAAAGTACTCGAGATTTGTGATGACCAGCAACGTGAGTTAATCCTGTCACGGGTAAAGGTTCACTTAAATGCGCTGAAGAAATATACATATGGGAAGCACATTGTTGCTCGTGTAGAAAAACTTGTTGCTGCTGGCG AGAGGCGGATTGGACTTCAATCACAAAATCCTTCTTAA
- the LOC133924376 gene encoding uncharacterized protein LOC133924376 — protein MVVQKPWLPVDLRLPARPQEALGILAFEAAAAMSKLLSLHRSLSDQEVSRLRSDAMRSPGVAYLNSTDQAFLLRLACAELVVSLDAAAAAVARLGLRCGIDFGGVYACFKAGAADARLDPLVAKGLRVKAKKMERLVAATAKLCSEMEALDELEVAERKIDVRGWSRLSGPIPVQPVAAAAAVAAQAGESPGAESLRQELKAQRVKVRRLMEDSLWNQSYEKAVGLMARAACAVFVRICTIFGPFVPGLPPSLPSATTDSVQTRLSKLLHPRLAKAKASSGPITRRDGPSRVHPPMSNSCPIIGLRPYGQKSTTDWRKILDAPPSTVGGAGLDQQYANVIVSAEELLQMEAEGRQEEAAAERAEMYEMLPAKLRAAVRSKLREWWRDPGPLDAGLAQGWKEAVDRIMAWLGPMARDTAQWQSERNMDRTRRFDGAPRVYALQTLRWADKEKAEAAIVEVLVALSCICWYEERRRGSVRR, from the coding sequence ATGGTTGTGCAGAAGCCGTGGCTCCCCGTCGATCTGCGGCTGCCGGCGAGGCCGCAGGAGGCGTTGGGGATCCTGGCGttcgaggcggcggcggccatgtcGAAGCTGCTGTCGCTGCACCGGTCGCTGTCGGACCAGGAGGTCTCCCGGCTGCGGTCCGACGCCATGCGGTCGCCGGGCGTGGCGTACCTTAACTCCACCGACCAGGCGTTCCTCCTCAGGCTGGCCTGTGCGGAGTTGGTCGTGTCGCtggacgcggcggccgccgccgtcgcacgGCTAGGCCTGCGGTGCGGCATCGACTTCGGCGGCGTGTACGCCTGCTTCaaggccggcgcggccgacgcGCGGCTGGACCCGCTCGTGGCCAAGGGGCTCAGGGTGAAGGCCAAGAAGATGGAGCGGCTTGTCGCGGCCACGGCCAAGCTCTGCTCCGAGATGGAGGCGCTCGATGAACTGGAGGTCGCCGAGCGGAAGATCGACGTCCGGGGCTGGAGCCGCCTCAGCGGTCCGATCCCGGTGCagccggtggcggcggcggcggcggtggcggcgcaggCCGGGGAGTCGCCCGGGGCGGAGTCACTTCGGCAGGAGCTCAAGGCGCAGCGGGTCAAGGTGCGGCGCCTCATGGAGGATTCTCTCTGGAACCAGAGCTACGAGAAGGCCGTCGGCCTCATGGCGCGCGCCGCCTGCGCCGTGTTCGTCCGCATCTGCACCATCTTCGGCCCATTCGTGCCTGGCCTCCCGCCGTCACTGCCGTCGGCCACCACGGATAGCGTCCAGACCCGGCTGTCGAAGCTGCTGCACCCGCGGTTGGCGAAGGCGAAGGCGTCGTCGGGGCCGATCACGCGCCGTGACGGGCCGTCCCGCGTCCACCCGCCGATGAGCAACTCGTGCCCGATCATCGGCCTGCGTCCATACGGCCAGAAATCCACCACCGACTGGCGCAAGATCCTGGACGCGCCGCCCAGCACTGTCGGCGGCGCGGGGCTGGATCAGCAGTACGCGAACGTAATCGTTTCCGCTGAGGAGCTACTCCAGATGGAGGCCGAGGGGCggcaggaggaggcggccgcaGAACGCGCGGAAATGTACGAGATGCTCCCGGCCAAGCTCCGCGCGGCGGTGCGTTCGAAGCTGCGTGAGTGGTGGCGAGACCCCGGACCGCTGGACGCCGGTCTGGCACAGGGGTGGAAGGAGGCGGTGGACCGCATCATGGCGTGGCTGGGCCCGATGGCGCGCGACACGGCGCAGTGGCAGTCGGAGCGGAACATGGACCGGACGCGGCGGTTCGACGGCGCGCCGCGCGTGTACGCGCTGCAGACGCTGCGGTGGGCGGACAAGGAGAAGGCCGAGGCGGCCATCGTGGAGGTGCTCGTCGCGCTGAGCTGCATCTGCTGGTACGAGGAGCGCCGGCGAGGCTCCGTCCGCCGCTGA